A part of Paraburkholderia azotifigens genomic DNA contains:
- a CDS encoding branched-chain amino acid ABC transporter substrate-binding protein has product MSLRQVILALILLFSLGASAQETGKREDVKVVKIGIAAPLTGFSASNGKDVENAARLAFEEANSQSLKIGGKKVEFQIDAQDDAADPKTAVLVAQRFVDEGVSGVIGHYNSGCSVAASAVYRRAGIPQISPTSSSPSYTAQGFETTFRTISNDDQMALLAATYSVERLGAKHIAVIDDSTDYGTNLVTEYVKAIQKRGAQLVSWQYTTANAIDFRALLTTIKGLNPDLIFYVGQDIQAAGLAKQIRQLGIRARFMGEGGFTNDHFLQLAGPGAKGMLSWEYGLPRDRMPRAAELDAKLKSRFGVGIVQFAPLAYDAAWAMIYAMKSADSTDPQQYIKALRTNYFDGITGTIAFTHTGDLRNASATLYEEQNGKWVVLAVEKTSAR; this is encoded by the coding sequence ATGTCTCTTCGACAGGTTATTCTCGCCCTCATCCTGCTTTTTTCTTTAGGCGCCAGCGCACAGGAAACTGGAAAGCGGGAAGATGTAAAGGTGGTCAAGATAGGGATCGCCGCGCCGCTGACCGGCTTTTCGGCATCGAATGGAAAGGATGTCGAGAATGCCGCTCGTCTCGCGTTCGAGGAAGCCAACTCGCAGAGTCTCAAAATCGGTGGAAAGAAAGTCGAATTTCAGATCGACGCGCAGGACGATGCCGCTGATCCCAAAACCGCTGTGCTCGTCGCACAGCGCTTTGTCGACGAAGGTGTGAGCGGGGTCATTGGTCACTACAATTCTGGATGTTCTGTCGCGGCATCCGCAGTGTACCGGCGGGCCGGAATTCCGCAGATTTCGCCGACGTCGAGTTCACCTTCGTACACCGCGCAAGGCTTCGAAACCACCTTTCGGACAATCAGCAACGACGATCAGATGGCATTGCTCGCGGCAACCTACTCGGTTGAGCGGTTGGGAGCGAAGCATATCGCGGTTATTGACGATAGCACCGACTACGGCACAAACCTGGTAACGGAATACGTGAAGGCGATTCAGAAGCGTGGCGCTCAACTCGTCTCGTGGCAGTACACCACAGCAAACGCCATCGACTTCCGAGCCCTGCTCACAACGATCAAGGGCTTGAACCCCGACCTGATCTTCTATGTCGGTCAGGACATACAAGCCGCCGGTCTGGCGAAACAGATTCGTCAGCTCGGTATCAGGGCCCGCTTCATGGGAGAAGGTGGATTCACGAATGACCATTTTCTTCAGCTTGCCGGCCCGGGCGCGAAAGGAATGCTCAGCTGGGAATACGGACTTCCGCGCGACCGAATGCCTCGAGCGGCCGAACTCGACGCCAAACTGAAGTCCCGGTTCGGCGTTGGGATCGTGCAGTTCGCTCCGCTCGCCTACGACGCTGCATGGGCAATGATCTATGCGATGAAATCGGCCGATTCGACCGACCCGCAACAATACATCAAGGCCCTGCGAACGAATTACTTTGATGGAATCACTGGCACGATTGCATTCACTCACACTGGCGATCTGAGGAACGCCTCGGCAACGCTTTACGAAGAACAAAACGGGAAATGGGTCGTCCTGGCGGTCGAGAAAACCTCGGCAAGGTGA